Sequence from the Nasonia vitripennis strain AsymCx chromosome 5, Nvit_psr_1.1, whole genome shotgun sequence genome:
ttctgaaaaagtagagcgagaccaaaaagtttattcagaGTTATTCGGGTTTTGTACTTTCACAGCTGGACACTCCACTGATACTTTCAAATTCTCTTTATGTGTGCATTGGTGTTGGTCAATAACATTgctaaaaaaaatatgcttgTTGAAATGTACACTTTGGTTTATTGTTAGCTTCAAGGTTTATTGCTGCTGGAGAATTAAATGCATtcagttttttaaagataaatattttttttttcaaactatttgcttttgttatttaaatagGTCACAACACAATTATTGTTTTATGACAAGTTACATAAAAACATATATTCCTTAACCACCTCTATACCTAGAACATTGGAGTTGTTTGTGCACTCACTCCTTACCAAAACAATGCAAATCACAAGTGCCAAGCAGGCAAAGACGTTAAGTCCTTCTCACATGTTAGTATTGATCCTAGTTTATTTGTGCTGTCAAGTTTATCACTTAAACTCTAATTCACTGTTACATATTGCAGGAAACAATGTATTCTTTCAGAAAGTAGATTTGACTTTTTGAAGGATCTTGTCAAAAATTTGCCAGATGCTTCTGGTCCAGATGATGACAACCATACTCCTCCTGCAACCCCAGCAATGCAAGTTGTTCCAGCCAGTACAGCGATAACTTCTTTTGCCCCCAAGGCTCCAGCTGTTGCTGTAGTAAAGTAAATTAAAGTCATCTAATTATCATTGTATATTCCATATTTTGAGTGTCATGAGACACTAACGTAATCATATTATTGCAGTGTATCCAAAGATGGCTCAACCTGTGTACAATCTTTTGAACAAACACAAATTCCAAGTCGGAGGCACTCTGTTGACAAAGGAGATAGGGGAGCTAAAACAGTATTCGCTTGCAATGCTCCAAAGTTTAAAATATCCGTGCCTACATCATTTAATGCTAGCCAACCAAATTTCTACACAGAAGTGAATAGTAGTGCAAGTGATAGCGTTCCAAGAAGTTCTGCAGTCAATCAACCAGTATCGAATTTTGCTTGTACTGCCAACATTGATGAAGATTACGATACGTAGCAAACCagtcaataatttattatactaTATGAACACATTGTAAAAAGTATACGTTAAATGACTTGAGTTGACTAGGTTGAACATAGTTAGACCACTGTTGGTCTCTGGATAATCTCAGGAGTTTAGAAAAAGGTATAACTTGATCTTCACTGTGAAGCACGATGAATGATAGATTTTTAACACATGCTAGCATAACTATAAAATTCAAGAACAATTATTTCTTAGCTCGTATTATGAAAAATACTTGAAATACCTGAAAgaatgttattataaatatttcttttactTTGATTAAATAAGTATTCAAAACATGAATTAAGTCTGTAATATGCAATAAGACTGctatatcatatttttttaaccactaaattattaaacgatCATACAcgtttatttgaatatatatatatatatatatatatatatatatatatatataacattgCATATTTACTCTATGTTCTTTAACTTTAAGGTGTGATAATCGATTGTGTGAAATGTGAATTCATGATTATTTTTGTTACACACTAttaattttcaagattttggatatttatttttgtatcaaAAATTGCGTTTCGCATTGAATGTTCATCGACATACCTTGTGCAAGATGCACTACTCTGGTTATAGTCACAAATTTAATGTGCGATTCGCTTTATAGTAAGATGTAAGCAATGAACTATCTTTCAAAAATGTGGAATTACATAATTACGTACAAGTTCAAATGTAGTGTTTTCATAACCGTTATAATTGATAATGcgaatattattatcaatcattt
This genomic interval carries:
- the LOC100124116 gene encoding transcription regulator complex subunit bur6, which translates into the protein MPSKKKKYNARFPPGRIKKIMQTDEEVGKVAQAVPIIISRTLELFVHSLLTKTMQITSAKQAKTLSPSHMKQCILSESRFDFLKDLVKNLPDASGPDDDNHTPPATPAMQVVPASTAITSFAPKAPAVAVVNVSKDGSTCVQSFEQTQIPSRRHSVDKGDRGAKTVFACNAPKFKISVPTSFNASQPNFYTEVNSSASDSVPRSSAVNQPVSNFACTANIDEDYDT